The following coding sequences are from one Clostridia bacterium window:
- a CDS encoding N-acetyl-gamma-glutamyl-phosphate reductase: MIQAGIIGATGYTGAELVRLLCMHPEVQIQLISSRSHAGKRLAELYPNLNGYVDLICEPEATLEMLCGCDVVFIALPAGHAATIVKGIASWQAKVGQDAGGLAPKVIDLGADFRLRDPQAYQDWYGMTHEAPEFLSRSVYGLPEIHRDKIAHADLIANPGCYPTATILGLLPGLREGILDLDSIIVDAKSGVSGAGRELRLSSHYVEVNEGIHPYQAGRHRHTPEIEQELEALAGRSLTITFTPHLVPMSRGILATIYAQLKEPIGSKELWEIYYLHYQDEPFIQVLPKGHWPHTRWTYGSNMVLVGLTVDQRTQRAIIAVAIDNLGKGASGQAVQNMNIMFGLPETTGLLMPGLVP; encoded by the coding sequence GTGATTCAGGCTGGAATCATAGGGGCAACTGGGTATACCGGGGCCGAGTTGGTTCGGCTCCTATGCATGCACCCCGAGGTACAAATACAGCTAATAAGCTCACGAAGTCATGCGGGGAAAAGGTTGGCAGAACTATACCCTAACCTCAACGGGTATGTAGACTTAATTTGCGAGCCCGAGGCTACCCTGGAGATGCTTTGTGGCTGCGATGTTGTTTTCATCGCTCTGCCTGCAGGGCATGCAGCAACCATAGTAAAAGGTATTGCCAGTTGGCAAGCAAAGGTGGGCCAGGATGCAGGTGGGCTAGCTCCAAAAGTCATCGACCTAGGAGCTGACTTTCGTTTGCGGGATCCGCAAGCCTATCAGGACTGGTACGGGATGACCCATGAGGCGCCAGAGTTTCTCTCCCGTAGCGTTTACGGGTTGCCTGAAATCCACCGGGACAAAATTGCTCACGCTGATCTAATAGCTAATCCCGGTTGCTACCCAACCGCTACCATCCTGGGGTTATTGCCCGGCCTTCGAGAAGGAATCCTAGATCTAGATTCTATAATTGTGGATGCTAAATCAGGCGTCTCTGGAGCCGGGCGAGAACTGCGCCTTTCCAGCCATTATGTAGAAGTGAATGAAGGCATTCACCCCTACCAAGCCGGTCGGCATCGTCACACTCCTGAAATCGAGCAAGAACTTGAGGCTTTGGCTGGCCGAAGCTTGACCATTACTTTTACCCCCCACTTGGTGCCCATGAGCCGGGGGATACTGGCAACTATTTATGCCCAACTTAAGGAACCAATTGGCAGTAAGGAACTTTGGGAAATCTACTATTTGCATTACCAAGACGAGCCTTTTATACAAGTTCTGCCAAAGGGACACTGGCCTCACACCCGCTGGACATATGGGTCCAATATGGTGCTGGTGGGATTAACCGTTGACCAACGCACGCAGCGGGCCATCATAGCAGTTGCCATTGATAATTTAGGCAAGGGGGCTTCTGGCCAAGCTGTACAGAATATGAATATTATGTTTGGCCTACCGGAAACCACCGGTCTGCTGATGCCGGGGCTGGTGCCTTGA
- a CDS encoding FAD-dependent oxidoreductase translates to MVNGKGKIVIVGGVAAGGSAAAKARRVNEAAEIVVFEKGGYVSFANCGLPYHIGGQIKDRDELFLVTPERFWERFRVNVRTNCEVVSLDRTRHTVRVYDLNQDREYEESYDKLILAPGARPTRLPVPGTDLEGIFTLWSVPDMDAILRYIQVQRPERALVVGAGFVGLEMVEALLDRGCKVALVEALPQVLPVLDEEMTLPLARHLEELGVDVLLETRVERFEPCQGLGGAREPSDRARVGSAVLDDGTVLPCELVILAVGVRPNTDLARAAEIALGEHGGILVNSKMQTSDPDIYAAGDVVESKHWITGQRVWAPLAGPANKQGRVAGANAALALLGVKDESLYLHFQGTLGTTIIKVGKMTAAKTGLSEREARRAGLRYYVSYTPSPDHATYYPGAEIMMIKTLFSRDDSRVLGAQIVGTKGVDKRIDVLATAIRAQFTAEDLEQLDLAYAPPYSSAKDPVIMAGMVGANIARGDMEVITPGELRDWLRAAGVFKSDQNRQQVNAESLPQIVDVRTPDEYRHGNIPGSVNIPLEHLRERLGELDPNQPTVVYCLIGYRAYLAYRILKQHGFKSIKNLSGGMRAWSMRLKDK, encoded by the coding sequence ATGGTAAACGGTAAAGGGAAAATAGTAATCGTGGGTGGAGTAGCGGCTGGTGGTAGTGCCGCTGCTAAAGCTAGGCGGGTCAATGAGGCGGCTGAAATCGTTGTCTTCGAGAAAGGAGGTTATGTGTCTTTTGCCAACTGTGGGTTGCCTTATCATATAGGCGGACAAATCAAGGACCGCGACGAATTGTTCCTGGTTACGCCAGAACGATTTTGGGAACGGTTCCGGGTCAACGTACGTACTAACTGTGAGGTTGTGAGCCTCGATAGGACCCGGCATACGGTTAGGGTGTATGACCTCAACCAGGATCGTGAATACGAGGAGAGCTACGATAAACTGATTCTGGCACCAGGGGCCCGGCCAACCAGATTGCCGGTACCCGGTACCGACCTCGAGGGAATTTTTACCTTGTGGTCTGTTCCCGATATGGATGCTATCCTGCGTTACATACAAGTACAAAGGCCGGAGCGGGCTTTGGTGGTAGGGGCAGGGTTTGTAGGACTAGAGATGGTAGAGGCGCTGCTTGACCGGGGTTGCAAGGTAGCGCTGGTTGAAGCGCTGCCGCAGGTGCTCCCGGTTCTAGATGAGGAAATGACCCTACCCCTAGCTAGGCACCTGGAAGAACTAGGGGTTGACGTTCTACTGGAGACCAGGGTAGAACGGTTTGAGCCTTGCCAGGGCTTGGGCGGGGCTCGCGAGCCTAGTGACAGGGCTAGAGTGGGGAGCGCAGTATTGGACGATGGGACTGTGCTGCCATGCGAGTTAGTAATCTTAGCTGTGGGAGTTAGGCCTAACACTGATTTGGCTAGGGCAGCCGAGATCGCCTTGGGGGAGCACGGTGGCATCCTGGTAAATTCGAAAATGCAAACTAGCGACCCGGATATCTACGCCGCTGGCGATGTGGTTGAATCCAAGCATTGGATAACCGGACAAAGGGTATGGGCCCCGCTAGCAGGTCCGGCCAACAAGCAAGGCCGAGTAGCAGGAGCCAACGCAGCCCTAGCCCTGCTAGGGGTAAAGGATGAAAGCCTTTACTTGCATTTTCAGGGAACCCTGGGGACCACGATTATTAAGGTGGGAAAAATGACTGCGGCCAAGACGGGCCTCAGCGAACGGGAGGCCAGGCGGGCTGGACTTAGGTATTATGTATCCTATACACCTTCGCCCGACCATGCGACTTACTACCCCGGAGCTGAGATCATGATGATCAAGACCTTGTTTAGCCGGGATGATAGCCGAGTATTGGGAGCACAAATTGTTGGCACCAAGGGAGTTGACAAGCGTATCGATGTTTTGGCCACGGCTATCCGTGCCCAGTTTACGGCCGAGGATTTAGAGCAGCTGGACCTGGCTTACGCTCCACCCTATTCTTCCGCCAAAGATCCGGTAATAATGGCCGGGATGGTAGGAGCCAATATTGCCAGGGGAGATATGGAGGTTATCACCCCTGGCGAACTGCGAGATTGGCTCAGGGCGGCCGGGGTATTCAAGTCGGATCAGAATCGCCAACAAGTAAACGCCGAGTCCTTGCCGCAGATCGTGGATGTGCGTACTCCGGACGAGTACCGACACGGTAATATTCCCGGGTCTGTAAACATACCGCTGGAACATTTAAGGGAGCGGTTGGGCGAGCTGGACCCCAACCAACCTACGGTTGTTTACTGTTTAATTGGTTACCGGGCATACCTTGCCTACCGCATCCTCAAGCAACACGGGTTCAAGTCCATTAAAAACTTGAGCGGAGGGATGCGGGCTTGGTCGATGCGTCTGAAGGATAAGTAA
- the rbsK gene encoding ribokinase, with product MDLVVVAPRLPSLGETVYGDSFSMFPGGKGANQALAASKLGSTVAMVGRIGDDAFGRQLLASLSGAGVNTSSIIVEHEAPTGTALIEVDSTGENRIIVVAGANAHLSPDDIDATAASWGEARILMLQQEIPQETVLYAARKAKEKGLTVILDPAPARPLAPELAQLVDIITPNEHEAEILLGQPVGEPKEALAAVSRLRQLGFPVAIIKLGANGAVVAWDQGCKWVKGYAVTAIDTTAAGDAFAGGLATALARGQDVLEALSFANATGALSTTRPGAQTSMPTRKEVEAFFEQHGGIPHAASRTTR from the coding sequence ATGGACCTAGTAGTCGTAGCTCCCCGCCTCCCTTCTTTGGGAGAGACTGTGTACGGCGACAGCTTTAGCATGTTTCCCGGAGGGAAAGGGGCTAACCAAGCCTTAGCTGCAAGTAAGTTGGGATCCACGGTAGCGATGGTGGGGAGAATAGGCGATGACGCCTTTGGCCGGCAGCTGCTGGCTAGCCTTTCAGGGGCCGGAGTTAATACCAGTTCTATCATAGTAGAACACGAAGCGCCTACGGGTACTGCGCTCATTGAAGTAGATTCTACTGGAGAGAATCGCATTATTGTCGTTGCCGGGGCTAATGCCCACCTGAGCCCTGATGATATCGATGCCACAGCCGCTTCCTGGGGTGAAGCTCGGATTTTGATGCTGCAGCAGGAAATACCGCAGGAAACAGTACTCTATGCCGCCCGCAAAGCTAAAGAAAAGGGGTTGACGGTTATTCTTGACCCAGCTCCAGCTCGGCCTCTCGCGCCTGAACTAGCTCAATTAGTTGACATAATAACTCCAAACGAACATGAAGCTGAAATTCTGCTCGGGCAACCAGTGGGGGAACCAAAAGAGGCTCTGGCGGCCGTATCTCGCCTTCGCCAACTAGGGTTTCCCGTTGCCATTATTAAGCTAGGTGCCAACGGTGCCGTGGTGGCTTGGGACCAAGGGTGTAAGTGGGTTAAGGGATATGCCGTGACTGCCATCGATACGACCGCAGCCGGCGACGCGTTTGCCGGTGGGTTGGCTACCGCCCTCGCTAGGGGCCAAGATGTCTTAGAGGCCTTATCGTTTGCCAATGCTACTGGCGCCCTCAGCACCACTCGCCCCGGTGCTCAAACCTCAATGCCTACAAGAAAAGAAGTTGAAGCCTTTTTCGAACAGCATGGAGGAATCCCTCATGCGGCAAGCCGCACAACTAGGTAA
- a CDS encoding BON domain-containing protein, whose product MPHGNQKDVKRSIAYKTGLVDWERKARQNHNRELGGDLQDRIQALLNSDKDLRGYGLNAEVTDGHVLLTGIVDALAEKERLTDLVKSIPGVKSVENSVAISTDGQVSDADIDTEVAQELGADPRLNTAKVYPKTTKGTVTLQGHAKDREQVELAGQAASKARGVKQIINRIRTTRPRPLSLAAIFHSQVKNDRE is encoded by the coding sequence ATGCCCCATGGGAACCAAAAAGACGTAAAGCGCAGCATTGCTTATAAGACGGGGCTTGTGGACTGGGAGAGAAAGGCGCGCCAGAACCACAACCGGGAGTTGGGGGGAGATTTACAAGACCGCATCCAGGCCCTGCTAAATAGCGACAAGGACCTTCGAGGCTACGGACTTAACGCCGAGGTAACAGACGGACATGTTTTGCTCACTGGCATAGTAGATGCTCTAGCAGAAAAAGAACGACTCACTGATTTAGTCAAATCTATCCCTGGGGTTAAAAGCGTAGAAAACAGTGTCGCCATCAGCACCGATGGACAAGTTAGCGATGCAGACATTGACACGGAGGTAGCCCAAGAACTAGGAGCCGATCCCCGTCTTAATACCGCTAAGGTCTATCCTAAAACTACCAAGGGTACTGTAACTCTCCAAGGCCATGCAAAGGATCGCGAACAGGTTGAACTTGCAGGCCAAGCAGCCAGCAAAGCCAGAGGAGTAAAACAGATCATCAACCGGATCCGGACAACCAGGCCTCGCCCTCTGAGCTTAGCGGCCATCTTCCACAGCCAGGTAAAGAACGATCGGGAATGA
- a CDS encoding nucleoside hydrolase, producing the protein MAVNLPIKVIIDTDPGIDDAVALALAVRSPELEIVGVTTCFGNNTVDNTFQNACYILSLFRPDNQGDIPVYQGASAPLSRPAQVAKETHGDTGLGYLKVPSRVAVPAVPGPLAMLHMLEASEGQLSVIALGPLTNLALALGLNPSLMRKKIKEIILMGGSALAPGNITPVSEFNFWADPEAAQAVFASGIPIRMVGLDVTRKIIFSQALVSKLVSIKDNSAAQFLGQLVRFYVDFHREREGLDGCVVNDALAIALVIHPEWGQALPLYVEICTYGDLTRGQSIADYFGVLHKEPNAMVYLSTDALEVIQFILDRTVGPVISRNDIALTYPSDASTKPASLRSSF; encoded by the coding sequence TTGGCAGTGAACTTACCTATTAAGGTTATTATTGATACCGACCCGGGAATTGATGATGCTGTGGCATTGGCTTTAGCAGTGCGTTCCCCTGAGCTTGAGATCGTCGGGGTGACAACCTGCTTTGGCAACAATACTGTTGATAACACTTTCCAAAACGCTTGCTACATCCTGAGCCTTTTTCGCCCAGACAACCAAGGTGACATACCTGTTTACCAAGGAGCCTCTGCTCCCCTCAGCCGTCCGGCTCAAGTTGCCAAGGAGACCCATGGCGATACCGGGCTGGGATATCTTAAAGTCCCCAGTCGGGTGGCAGTGCCTGCCGTTCCTGGGCCTTTAGCTATGCTACACATGCTTGAGGCCTCAGAAGGCCAGCTCTCTGTGATTGCCCTGGGTCCACTGACCAACCTGGCACTAGCCTTGGGGCTCAACCCCAGCTTAATGAGAAAAAAGATCAAAGAAATCATCCTCATGGGCGGTTCAGCCCTGGCGCCAGGCAATATTACCCCGGTCTCTGAATTCAACTTTTGGGCTGACCCAGAAGCGGCTCAGGCAGTGTTTGCCTCCGGCATTCCCATTCGGATGGTAGGTTTGGACGTAACCAGAAAAATAATATTTAGCCAAGCCTTGGTAAGCAAACTAGTTAGCATCAAGGACAATTCCGCCGCACAATTCCTCGGCCAGCTAGTACGCTTTTATGTCGATTTTCACCGAGAACGAGAAGGGCTTGACGGCTGTGTGGTAAACGATGCCTTGGCTATTGCCCTAGTCATTCACCCGGAATGGGGCCAAGCTCTACCTCTATATGTGGAGATTTGTACCTACGGTGACCTCACCCGCGGTCAATCAATTGCCGACTACTTCGGCGTGCTGCATAAGGAACCTAATGCCATGGTGTATCTTAGCACTGACGCATTGGAGGTAATCCAGTTTATCCTTGATCGCACCGTAGGGCCGGTAATCTCTAGGAACGATATTGCCCTTACTTATCCTTCAGACGCATCGACCAAGCCCGCATCCCTCCGCTCAAGTTTTTAA
- a CDS encoding trypsin-like peptidase domain-containing protein, whose amino-acid sequence MKRLFGLASLVLVAYIFFLFQPSEMLSERQPGEQVPVTSQQQNLMQDLTQNQTLVSKLLLASVVVEGELSRERQGNYIYYRTSDGTGFNISPSGIIVTAYHVVKDVRPGTITIQFRGRPKQSARLIKAIPEHDIAILELSRPRSGLPYLKLADRSVAPMDIVCLAGYPEKKGILVESGIVSYVNLTIPVKMQGQNQLEVGTFAIGAQAYPGMSGGPVVNSKGEAVGVLVAAGTDPRRIECYAVPLEAVGTIVKRLAA is encoded by the coding sequence ATGAAGCGGTTATTTGGGCTGGCCTCTTTGGTCTTGGTAGCCTATATCTTCTTCTTATTTCAACCGTCGGAAATGTTGAGCGAGCGCCAACCTGGAGAGCAGGTGCCGGTTACCTCCCAGCAGCAAAACTTGATGCAGGATCTTACCCAGAATCAAACCTTAGTCTCAAAACTGCTGTTGGCTTCGGTAGTTGTTGAGGGCGAGCTTTCCCGAGAGCGCCAAGGTAACTACATCTATTATAGGACCTCCGATGGCACTGGTTTCAATATATCGCCCAGCGGAATTATCGTTACTGCTTATCATGTAGTCAAAGATGTCCGGCCCGGGACTATTACCATCCAATTTCGGGGGCGACCGAAACAAAGTGCCCGGCTGATCAAGGCTATTCCCGAGCATGACATAGCTATTCTCGAGCTAAGCCGGCCTCGCTCCGGCCTGCCCTACCTTAAACTGGCTGATAGGAGTGTAGCGCCCATGGATATAGTTTGCTTGGCCGGATACCCGGAAAAAAAAGGAATACTGGTGGAATCTGGTATAGTGAGTTATGTCAACTTAACCATACCGGTGAAGATGCAGGGCCAAAATCAATTGGAAGTTGGGACCTTTGCCATTGGAGCTCAAGCCTATCCGGGTATGAGCGGTGGCCCGGTAGTTAATTCTAAGGGGGAAGCGGTTGGGGTCCTGGTGGCTGCCGGTACCGATCCTCGTCGGATCGAGTGTTATGCAGTTCCACTTGAAGCGGTGGGGACGATCGTCAAAAGGCTAGCGGCATGA